One part of the Bicyclus anynana chromosome 8, ilBicAnyn1.1, whole genome shotgun sequence genome encodes these proteins:
- the LOC112048651 gene encoding zinc finger HIT domain-containing protein 2 codes for MSSENLKSKADRLCGLCNETVSKYCCPRCEVFYCSLDCYKSEKHSQCSESFYRECVNEELSSLHVDDVSKQKMIDILKKMHDENIEDDGDILEESENIEENIEEIDSDDCSENDLHTRIKDLNLDNPDALWNALTEDERNEFEAMLSNGDMGPIIPQWEPWWTHRKEKKLLEEVNEANVDSNKLTECPDIKSVPMFSSLTSNKPSEAIRYNMANVLASYAFAARYFNGEVEALEAASHLLDISANLNSNANFEDADIAVESVVQRCLQSEYIHTDKASLDVMKNDVYLILQGPSDDNKLHYSKSALSHLIQIFTEAKAKYKLKNKIDKHNGEFYKKFPEHGNTHLPELDVSKVKKIVKKLEYYLSFLNSCDNKSN; via the exons ATGTCGAgcgaaaacttaaaatctaaGGCAGATAGGTTATGTGGCTT atgtaaTGAAACAGTCAGTAAGTATTGTTGTCCACGCTGTGAAGTGTTCTACTGCTCTCTCGACTGCTACAAGTCTGAGAAGCACTCGCAGTGCTCGGAGAGTTTCTACAGGGAGTGTGTCAACGAAGAGCTGTCATCACTCCATGTTGACGATGTTTCCAAACAGAAAATGATtgatatacttaaaaaaatgcaCGATGAAAACATCGAGGATGATGGTGACATTTTAGAAGAGTCAGAAAATATAGAAG AGAACATAGAAGAAATAGATTCAGATGATTGTTCAGAGAATGACCTGCATACAAGAATCAAAGACCTCAATTTAGACAATCCTGATGCTCTATGGAATGCATTGACAGAAGATGAACGGAATGAATTTGAAGCAATGCTCAGCAATGGTGACATGGGCCCTATTATACCCCAATGGGAACCATGGTGGACACACAGAAAGGAAAAGAAACTTCTAGAAGAAGTTAATGAGGCAAATGTAGACAGTAATAAATTGACTGAATGTCCTGATATTAAATCTGTGCCAATGTTTAGTTCTCTCACT AGCAACAAACCATCAGAAGCCATTAGATACAACATGGCTAACGTATTAGCGTCATATGCTTTCGCAGCAAGATATTTCAATGGTGAGGTAGAAGCATTGGAAGCTGCATCACATTTACTTGATATTTCCGCTAATTTGAACTCTAACGCCAATTTTGAAGATGCTGATATTGCTGTTGAGTCTGTTGTACAAAGATGTCTTCAA agCGAATACATACACACAGATAAAGCCAGTTTAGATGTCATGAAGAACGACGTGTATCTAATACTGCAGGGACCTTCAGATGATAATAAACTACACTACAGCAAATCAGCCTTATCACACCTCATTCAAATATTTACTGAAGCGAAAGccaagtataaattaaaaaacaaaatagacaAACATAATGGggaattttataagaaattcccTGAACATGGCAACACTCATTTGCCGGAATTAGATGTGAGCAAAGTgaagaaaattgtaaaaaaattggaatattatttatcttttttaaacagctgtgataataaaagtaattaa
- the LOC112048645 gene encoding structure-specific endonuclease subunit SLX1 homolog — protein MAEPEVIEDFYGVYILYNINPKYKGRTYIGYTRDPNRRIMQHNRGTWAGGAHRTSNRGPWKMVMIVHGFPNNISALRFEWAWQNPNKTTRLQHLDLKKIPRKETEFQFKLRVLSEMLRVGPWCRLPLMIRWLESEYREEFPAEREPPAHMTVVQGPVKSYNHKKVKDLSSNPTIECLLCSGYLKETEKLSCINSNCDLVSHINCLANHFLTPGEYVPITGNCPFCNTKLKWGDLIRRMNGYDQGVKDNLKGNVNDEVFCTQDKGFDNFDDDADLVCTQDDINDNVDNAENVAVSWNREFVDDLDLDDDLICTQDYAKDNDLIASQDDDNFKNSDKLIQKRVFNNIDDDVIYTEDEKKADDKNKADHKYDDSDDEVIFKRDKVNDEQPSWFLDCNENL, from the exons ATGGCAGAGCCAGAAGTGATAGAGGACTTTTACGGTGTTTACATTCTTTACAATATCAACCCAAAGTATAAGGGTCGCACCTACATTGGATACACTCGAGACCCAAACAGGAGAATAATGCAGCATAATAGAGGAACTTGGGCTGGTGGCGCTCATCGCACGAGTAACAGAGGCCCATG GAAAATGGTTATGATAGTGCATGGTTTCCCAAATAACATTTCAGCATTGAGA tttgAATGGGCATGGCAAAATCCAAATAAAACTACAAGACTGCAACACCTAGACTTAAAGAAGATACCCAGAAAGGAAACAGAGTTTCAGTTCAAACTTAGAGTTCTAAGTGAAATGCTAAGAGTAGGTCCGTGGTGTAGACTTCCTTTGATGATAAGATGGTTGGAAAGTGAATACAGGGAAGAATTTCCT GCAGAAAGAGAACCGCCAGCTCACATGACAGTAGTCCAAGGTCCAGTTAAAAGCTACAACCATAAAAAAGTCAAGGACCTTTCTTCTAATCCTACTATTGAATGCCTGCTATGTTCCGGTTACTTGAAAGAAACGGAAAAACTCAGCTGTATAAATTCAAACTGTGATCTAGTATCACATATAAACTGTTTGGCGAACCATTTTCTTACACCCGGTGAATATGTACCAATAACTGGCAACTGTCCTTTTTGTAATACTAAATTGAAATGGGGTGATCTGATAAGGAGAATGAATGGATATGATCAAGGCGTTAAAGATAATCTTAAAGGCAATGTAAATGATGAAGTATTTTGCACGCAAGATAAAggttttgataattttgatgatgatgctgaCTTGGTTTGCACACAAGATGATATAAATGATAATGTTGATAATGCTGAAAATGTAGCTGTTAGTTGGAACAGAGAATTCGTTGATGATTTGGATcttgatgatgatttaatttgTACACAGGATTATGCTAAAGATAATGATTTAATCGCTAGTcaagatgatgataattttaaaaatagtgatAAATTAATACAGAAAAGAGTGTTCAacaatattgatgatgatgtaatttatACAGAAGATGAAAAAAAAGCAgatgataaaaataaagctGATCATAAATATGATGATAGCGACGACGAAGTTATTTTTAAACGCGATAAAGTTAACGACGAACAACCTTCGTGGTTTCTCGATTGTAATGAAAATTTATGA